Genomic segment of Rhodocaloribacter litoris:
TCGACGACACGGAACGGGTCAACGAGGTTTTCCGAACGTGGCGCACCCGGGAAACACCGGAGACCCGGCGCCTCGTCGACGTGTGGACCTACTGCTACACCTGGCGCTACTTCCTCATGAAGTTCATGCAGGAGCCGGCCTACGACACCGCCGACTTCGACGTGCTGGTGGAGAATGCCTACCGGAAGATCGAAAGGCACCGCGGCGAGCTCGACGCCGACAACCTGTATGCCCAGTGGGTGAGCGTCGTATGCAAGAACACCTTTCTCAACTACGTCCGGCGCCGCCGCCGGAAACTTCCCCTGGACAACCTGGACGACACCCGGAACGTCCCGCCCCCCTCACCCGACAGCCTCGACGCCGGCACCGTCTACCTGGCGGTACGGCATGCCATCGACCGCCTGCCGCCGGCCCTGCAGGAGGCGGCCCGGATGCGGTTGCTGGAAAACGCGACCTACGAGGAGATGGGAAACCGCCTGGGAAAACCGCTGCCGACGCTCCGCACCTACGTCAACAAGGCCATCAAACGATTGCGAAAAGACCCCGGGCTCCGGCACCTGTTAACCGGTCTATCTTGAATTTTCATAGAAGGAGGTTAGATGCACACAGGTCAGGGTGTTTGGATGGCAAGAGATCCTGGCGCCGGTATATGCAACCCCCGCCCGGCCACCGACTGATCGAATTCTTTTCTGCGAGGAGTTACGCATGACGAAGATCGAGGAAAAGCTGCTCCTGTACACGGAGCTCTCGCCGGCGGAGCGGCGCGAGGTGGATGCCTACGTGGCCGGGCACCCCGAATGGAAAGCTCCGTGGGAGGAGGCGCGCGCCTTCGCAGCGTTGTTGCACCGCGCCGGCACACTGCGGCAAGACCCGCCCTCGGACGAAGTGCTCGCCTACTACGTCGCCACACGGCGAATGGAACGGCATCCGGGCCCCGCTCCGCTCCAGGAAGTGTTCGAGTGGCTGGAGGCACGCCTTGCCGGAGACGCCGGGCTGCAACAGCGGTGCAACCAGCTGGAACAGCGGATGTACCAGATCGAAGCGGCCGGTGACTTCGCCCGCCGGTTCGAGGAACTGACCGGCCACACCCTGGGGCCGCCGGCGACGTCCCGGGCGCCGGACCGCCCCGCCCGCCCGGCCGCACGCCTGCATCGCCTTATCGCGCGGCCGCTGGGACGCATGGCGGCCGTCGTCTGCCTCCTCGTCCTGTGCTACGGCACCCTCTTCCTCGCAAGCGAACTCACAACGAGCGACCTGACCCAGGCCGCTCTCACCACCGACGAGGCCCTCGAGGCGTTCGGACCCCGCCTCCGGGCCACGTTCGACGCCTCGGACGACGCCCGGGCCGACAGCCTCTATCTCCTGGGCCTCGAGGCACTGCGGGACAGCCGCCGCTCATTCCTGGGCCTTTTCCCCCGCTTCGACCCCGACCGGCTCCGGCAGGCCGCCGGCTATTTCGAGGCTGCCGGCGAACTGGTGCCCCGCAACTCCTATCTGGACCTGGAGATACAGTTCTACCTCGGCAAGATCCACCTGGCCCGGCAGGACACCGCCGCCGCAATCGCCGCGTTCGAGCAGGTCGTGGAGGAGGGCGGCAGCCAGAGCGCCGAAGCCCGGGCCATTCTGGAGATGCTGCACGCGCGTCCCTGAGGCCCGGCCTAGCTGTCCAGAAACAGCGGGGCAGGGCACGACTTGAGCAGGGCTACCGTCGTGGAGCCGAAAGCGATCTCCCGGATCTTGGAAACCGAGTGGGCACCCGCCACCACCAGATCGGCGCCATACTCCTCGGCGTGCTTGACGATCAGGTCGGTCGGGTTGTCTCCCTTCATGCTCTGCGCCTGCACGGGAAAGCCGTGTGCCTTCAGGTAGGCCTGCGCCAGCCGCAGGATCAGCTCCGATTCGGAGGCGCTGTCCCTGTGTATGTTCAGCAGCTTCACCTCGAGGTCGTCGCCAAAGGGACGCAGGTGTATGAACCGGCGGAGGGCGCGTGCGGACGCCCTGCTGCCGTCGTAAGCCACCAGCACCCGCTTCACCGGGTGGTAGGCTCCTCCCACCACCAGCGTCGGCGCAATGGTGTTTTTGACGACACGCGCCAGGGTGTTGGTGTCCTGTTTCGAATGGCCGTAGAAGAAGTGCGGATCCTTGCCGACGACGAGGAGATCGTGGTAGTTCATGTCTTCCACGATGCGTTCGAACGGAACGCCTTCCTCCACCACTTCCGTGTGCGGCAACCCGGCCTTTTCGACCTCCTTCTGAAACGAGGCAATCAGCTGCTGCGCGACGGCGCGCGTCTCCTCGGTCAGCCGCTCGCGAAGCTTCTCGGCGTAATACATGCTGCCGATGCCCCCGCCGCGCGCGCTGGCCTCGATGCTACCCAGGTCTACGACGGCCAGGCCGGTCACCTCGGCACCATACCGCCGGGCAATGTCCTCGGCATACCGGATGGCCACCAGGGTGTCCGAGTCGGGATCCAGCGCCACAAGAATTCTTTTGATCATGGCAGACCCATGCTGCATTGTGGGGATTCGGTCCACAAACTTAAGCGAAGGAGACGGCGCGCACAATCGGTCCGGTGAGAAAACCGTACAAAGGCGCCCTGCATATTCCTTTCCGGTAATACAACGGCAACCCGGACACAGGCACCGGTATACCGGCGTGTATCAATCCTCTCCCTGCCTGTCCCCCGCGTTTCCCACACCCTTTTCTATAACAGTTTTTTTAAAGAATCGGATGTTTTAGTAGTAGTAGGATCTGTGGAAATGTGGACAACGGAAAAATCCACATCGGGGTGGGTGATGGGTGGATAAAAAGGAGGGTTGATCCCCAGCCTGTCCACACGGAGGGTGCGTTTTGAAGTCGCGGGCGTACGTGTTTTGCGCGGAAAGGGCGGGTTATGCACGTTTCCACCGTTGTCCACAGAAAAGAGGGGAACGACGGCCGGAATTTGTCCACCGTGGCGGGGGATGTGGATCGATCCGGATAACGTGTGCGGGAGGAGGGGGAAAATCCACACGTGTCCACATCGTGGATAACCCGGCGGGTTTATCCAGACCTCGTCCCCCGGCTTATCAACGGGTTGTCCACGGTGTGGAAAGCGAAAAGGGCGGCTGCGGATGGCCGGCGCGGGGCCGTCACGGTTTTCCGAGAAGGGCGAACATCTCTTTCTTGTAGGCCTCGACGCCCGGCTGATCGAAGGGGTTGATGCCGAGCAGGTAGCCGCCGACGGCCACGGCGTGCTCGAAGAAGTAGAGGCAGGCCCCCAGGTCGCCGGGGGCGATGCGGTCGAGCCAGAGGGTCATGGCCGGCACGCCGCCGGCGACGTGCGCGCGGAGGGTTCCCTCGTAGGCCTGGCGGTTGATGTGGCGCATCGTCTGTCCGGCGAGGTAGTCGAGCCCGTCCAGGTTGTCGCCGGTGGCGGGCACCGGCAGGTCGCCGCCGTCGTGCTCGGCCATGAGGAACGTCTCGATGAGCAGGCGTTTGCCATCTTGCACGTACTGGCCGAGCGAGTGGAGGTCGGTCGAGTACTGGACGACGGCGGGGAAGAGGCCTTTGTGGTCCTTCCCCTCACTCTCGCCGAAGAGCTGTTGCCACCACCCGCCGATGCCGGCCAGGCGCGGCTCGAAGACGGCCAGCACTTCGACGGCATAGCCGTGCTCGTGGAGCAGGTAGCGCCGGGCGGCATAGTCGAGCGCGGGGTTGTCCCCGGTGCCGGAGAACCGGCGGCAGGCGTCGACGGCGCCATAGAAAAGGGCGTGGATGTCGATGCCGGCGACGGCGATGGGAAGGAGGCCGACGGGGGTGAGGACGGAGAAGCGCCCGCCCACGTCTGGCGGGATGACGTATTTCTTATAGCCCTTCTCCGCCCGGAGTTGGTTGAGGGCACCGCGTTCCGGGTCGGTGGTGACGATGATGCGGCGGTCGGCGTCGTCGAACCGGGCTTCGAGCCACTGCCGGAGGAAGCGGAAGGCCAGCGCGGGCTCCAGCGTGGTGCCGCTCTTGGAGATGACGTTCAGGTAGACCGACTTTCCTTCGAGGTAGGCCATCAACTCGCGCAGGTAGGCGCCGCTCATGTGGTGGCCGGCGAAGAGGATCTCGGGCGTGCGGGGGGCGTCGTCCCCGCGGCGGGCCGGGAAGTAAGGCGTGAGGGCGTCGATGACCGCCTTCGCGCCGAGGTAGGACCCGCCGATACCGATACAGACGAGCACGTCCGCACGCTCGCGGATCTCGGCGGCCGTCGCGGCGAGGTCTTCGAGCA
This window contains:
- a CDS encoding glucose-6-phosphate isomerase is translated as MLRFDPTPVDAFIEKSALETLRPRVEAAHRALIEKTGAGHEFTGWRDLLLSPNDALLEDLAATAAEIRERADVLVCIGIGGSYLGAKAVIDALTPYFPARRGDDAPRTPEILFAGHHMSGAYLRELMAYLEGKSVYLNVISKSGTTLEPALAFRFLRQWLEARFDDADRRIIVTTDPERGALNQLRAEKGYKKYVIPPDVGGRFSVLTPVGLLPIAVAGIDIHALFYGAVDACRRFSGTGDNPALDYAARRYLLHEHGYAVEVLAVFEPRLAGIGGWWQQLFGESEGKDHKGLFPAVVQYSTDLHSLGQYVQDGKRLLIETFLMAEHDGGDLPVPATGDNLDGLDYLAGQTMRHINRQAYEGTLRAHVAGGVPAMTLWLDRIAPGDLGACLYFFEHAVAVGGYLLGINPFDQPGVEAYKKEMFALLGKP
- a CDS encoding RNA polymerase sigma factor, with product MFTQALHAIQAVAAQLPFHLDDTERVNEVFRTWRTRETPETRRLVDVWTYCYTWRYFLMKFMQEPAYDTADFDVLVENAYRKIERHRGELDADNLYAQWVSVVCKNTFLNYVRRRRRKLPLDNLDDTRNVPPPSPDSLDAGTVYLAVRHAIDRLPPALQEAARMRLLENATYEEMGNRLGKPLPTLRTYVNKAIKRLRKDPGLRHLLTGLS
- a CDS encoding universal stress protein; protein product: MIKRILVALDPDSDTLVAIRYAEDIARRYGAEVTGLAVVDLGSIEASARGGGIGSMYYAEKLRERLTEETRAVAQQLIASFQKEVEKAGLPHTEVVEEGVPFERIVEDMNYHDLLVVGKDPHFFYGHSKQDTNTLARVVKNTIAPTLVVGGAYHPVKRVLVAYDGSRASARALRRFIHLRPFGDDLEVKLLNIHRDSASESELILRLAQAYLKAHGFPVQAQSMKGDNPTDLIVKHAEEYGADLVVAGAHSVSKIREIAFGSTTVALLKSCPAPLFLDS